Below is a window of Planctomycetaceae bacterium DNA.
ACCGCAGGAAGGTCTGTACCAGCGCCGCCAGAGTCTCAACGCCTTTGTCGCCGGAGACGGCGGTGGGGTCCATCTTGAGTTCCAGCGCCGTGCCGTTAGTCAGCCGCCTGAGGTCCATCGAGCAGTGGCTCTCGATGACCGCCGTCGGACCCTTGAGGTCAGTGCCAGGCGAAGGCGAGAAGTTCAGGGCCAGAATGTCGCCGTCCTTTCGCCCGGCGGCTATCGCGCCCCGCTGATGCCGCCACTCGATCTCGCGGCCGAACGTGCTCACGCCGGGCGGCCGCACGATGCCGTTGCGTTCCTGCACCGCGGCAACAGCCGCCAGAAAGTCGTCGAAGACCCGCTTGGTCAAGGCGTCGGCGGCGCCATCGGCGTTGCCGTAGGCCCCCACGCGGTGCAGCGCGTACTGCCGCAGGTCCTCGTGGCCGGACCAATCTTGGCGGAGGATGCGCACCAGTTCCCCCAGCGGGATCCGCCGCTCATCGTAGACCAGCCTGCGGATGGCCAGCAGGCTGTTGCCCGCGTCGGCCAGTCCGCCTGCATGCGGGGCACGGACGGTGTACTGGGGTCCGCCGTCGTTGTACCCGCGGGCGCGTTCGATGCAGTCTTCAACCAGCAGAGACGCCAGCGGCGAAGGATACCCGTTCTTGGCACCGTCGATCTGCCGCTGGATTTCGTCAACCTGGGCCGCCAGGCGAGCACGGAACGCGGCGTAAAGAGCTTCGAAGGAAGCGTAGCTCGCCGCTCTGCCGTCACCCTTGACGCCCAACGTCTGCTGCAGGATGGAAAGCACGTCGAACGGGCAATAGCCGAAATTCGTCTTGCCGGGGACGAGAATCTCCCAGCAGCCGTCGTTGGCAAAATCGCGAGCCTCCTCGGGGCGATAGCCGAAATCGACCAGGCTCTGGATGATCTGGGCGTCGTTGTAGACCGCCACGATGCCCCCGCCCAGCCGCTGCACCTGGGCAATGCGCCGTAAGAGGGGCTCCGGCGAGCCCGTCCGTACACGCACGGCTATGGGGAACTCATTGATCCCCAGTTCCTCCACCACGTCCAGCACGAGGTAGGTCACGTCGTTGAGGATTTCGCGACCGGCCTCGTCGACGCCGCCCAGCACGATGTTCTGGTAGTACTGCGCGTCGCCCGATCCCGGCCCGGCGTGTGCGCCGACCCAGTCGCACCCCTTGATCCAGAAGTGGGCCAGCAGTTCCCTCGCCTCGTCCAGCG
It encodes the following:
- a CDS encoding pyruvate formate lyase family protein, producing MISTTVRRLSDSTRELARRALSGEWGRSLFSQCPTFDGRSDLAAASDEIKFAHSVKMIAEQAPLRIVPGEKVVGSATLQAATCHQLPVLVDGKAAFGSTSHTTLGFERLLQVGYDGLRRQIAQRLARGDVDDKGRDFLAALNVCLDAAAIWHRRYMDLLNERIAGSSGAQRETYQQTADALAAVAGSPPANFRQAVQVLWLAFAFQRLCGNWPGIGRIDKMLGPFLSRDLAAGRMTLDEARELLAHFWIKGCDWVGAHAGPGSGDAQYYQNIVLGGVDEAGREILNDVTYLVLDVVEELGINEFPIAVRVRTGSPEPLLRRIAQVQRLGGGIVAVYNDAQIIQSLVDFGYRPEEARDFANDGCWEILVPGKTNFGYCPFDVLSILQQTLGVKGDGRAASYASFEALYAAFRARLAAQVDEIQRQIDGAKNGYPSPLASLLVEDCIERARGYNDGGPQYTVRAPHAGGLADAGNSLLAIRRLVYDERRIPLGELVRILRQDWSGHEDLRQYALHRVGAYGNADGAADALTKRVFDDFLAAVAAVQERNGIVRPPGVSTFGREIEWRHQRGAIAAGRKDGDILALNFSPSPGTDLKGPTAVIESHCSMDLRRLTNGTALELKMDPTAVSGDKGVETLAALVQTFLRLGGIFLHIDVVDDRVLRDAQAHPEMYQGLAVRVSGWSARFVTLNRDWQEMIIARTIQK